One Phaseolus vulgaris cultivar G19833 chromosome 11, P. vulgaris v2.0, whole genome shotgun sequence genomic window carries:
- the LOC137807258 gene encoding uncharacterized protein has protein sequence MVAETSTKSDSKTSSDDSQNPSSPNYLHPGENPRMVLINVQLDGGNYHAWSRGMKRALLSKNKHKFVDGSILITKTVNNQIAQSIVYIENARELWEDLWERFSKGDHFRISDLLQEIHSMRQGKRNVTEFFTELKTLWEELESLRPTPDCVCKIKYSCALIKSVVKHRESEYVLCFLEGFE, from the exons ATGGTTGCagaaactagtaccaaatcagATAGTAAAACGAGTTCAGATGATTCCCAAAACCCATCAAGTCCCAACTATTTGCATCCTGGAGAAAACCCAAGAATGGTGCTAATCAATGTTCAACTTGATGGTGGAAATTACCACGCTTGGAGCAGGGGAATGAAAAGAGCGCTTCTTTCGAAGaataagcacaagtttgttgaCGGAAGCATTCTC ATAACGAAGACGGTGAATAATCAAATAGCCCAGAGTATTGTGTACATTGAAAACGCAAGGGAATTGTGGGAAGATCTATGGGAAAGGTTCTCAAAAGGTGACCATTTTCGAATTTCAGATCTTTTACAGGAGATCCACTCCATGAGGCAAGGAAAACGCAATGTTACTGAATTCTTTACAGAATTAAAAACCTTGTGGGAGGAGCTAGAATCCTTAAGACCAACCCCGGATTGCGTCTGCAAGATTAAATACAGTTGTGCGTTGATCAAAAGTGTTGTGAAGCATAGAGAATCAGAATATGTCTTGTGTTTTTTGGAAGGGTTTGAATGA
- the LOC137807249 gene encoding classical arabinogalactan protein 9-like, translating to MGALDKDLCFFWKSVADANITFLTTTLISYEFFEDQLEVRIDRMLGQGKLVELRTLTRAHGLASGSQTVPNSVVEIAAAQGRSPPKGPAPSEAQPANQRKKLILRKPKRKTPQVVHEEAEEDVEATEDGLITKRKRVAPSSPSAPPPPPTSTPPSTPAPPPTLFPAPAPTSPVQAIPLASALPVVEAAEPNFMENPPSASTPYVSAGGGPPSHASTANAAPVRDEGAHNTPILITESPT from the exons atgggtgctttggacaaggatctgtgcttcttctggaaaagcgtggcagacgccaataTTACTTTCCTCACCACTACGCTCATCTCCTACGAGTttttcgaagatcaactcgaagttcgcatag atcgCATGTTGGGCCAGGGAAAACTTGTTGAACTGAGGACGCTCAcccgagcccacgggttggcgtcgggttcgCAGACTgtgccaaactcagtggtggagatcgccgctgcacagggcagatcgccacccaaaggtcCAGCTCCTtccgaggcccagcccgccaatCAACGCAAAAAacttatcctcaggaaaccaaagaggaaaacccctcaagtggttcacgAGGAAGCAGAAGAAGACGTtgaggcgactgaagatggcctcatcaccaagaggaagagggtggcgccttcttcaccctctgctccacctcctcctccaacatcaacaccaccttccacaccagctccacctccaacattgTTTCCTGCCCCAGCTcccacctcgccagtccaagcgattcCTCTAGCGTCCGCtcttcctgtggttgaggccgccgagcctaacttcatggagaaccccccgagcgcctccacgccttatgtatcagctggagggggtcctccttcacaCGCCTCAACTGCAAACGCTGCACCAGTcagggatgaaggtgctcacaacaCTCCAATCCtcatcactgaatccccgacgtag